In the Oncorhynchus keta strain PuntledgeMale-10-30-2019 chromosome 29, Oket_V2, whole genome shotgun sequence genome, one interval contains:
- the LOC118362694 gene encoding protein FAM177A1-like isoform X3, with amino-acid sequence MSSNMVKEFESVELGDMRMKKQKVPRRTIYFASGETMEEYSTDEDEEVQVSISVKTSADPSKLNWGPYFWFYMWRVATSTISVCDYLGERMASLFGITSPKYQYAIDEYYRMKKEEDEEEEENRLSEEAERHFEEEHNQEIQQPAMEQPEGKASFVNVSFELDQDPTPDANRCPAPIPT; translated from the exons ATG AGCTCCAATATGGTGAAGGAGTTTGAGAGTGTGGAGCTGGGAGACATGCGGATGAAAAAGCAGAAGGTGCCCCGTAGAACGATTTACTTTGCCAGTGGCGAAACCATGGAGGAATACAGCACAGATGAAGATGAGGAAGTGCAAGTTTCCATCTCTGTTAAGACCTCAGCTGACCCG TCCAAGTTGAATTGGGGTCCATACTTTTGGTTTTACATGTGGAGAGTGGCAACCTCCACTATTTCAG TTTGTGACTATCTTGGGGAGAGAATGGCCTCATTGTTCGGAATTACCTCACCCAAGTACCAGTATGCTATTGACGAGTACTACAGAATGAAAAAGGAG gaggatgaggaggaggaggagaaccggCTGTCTGAGGAGGCAGAACGTCATTTTGAAGAAGAGCACAACCAGGAGATCCAGCAGCCAGCCATGGAGCAGCCGGAGGGCAAAGCCTCCTTTGTCAACGTCAGCTTCGAGCTGGATCAAGATCCCACACCTGATGCCAACCGATGTCCTGCCCCCATCCCCACCTAA
- the LOC118362694 gene encoding protein FAM177A1-like isoform X2 yields the protein MDTEKSSNMVKEFESVELGDMRMKKQKVPRRTIYFASGETMEEYSTDEDEEVQVSISVKTSADPSKLNWGPYFWFYMWRVATSTISVCDYLGERMASLFGITSPKYQYAIDEYYRMKKEEDEEEEENRLSEEAERHFEEEHNQEIQQPAMEQPEGKASFVNVSFELDQDPTPDANRCPAPIPT from the exons ATGGACACTGAAAAG AGCTCCAATATGGTGAAGGAGTTTGAGAGTGTGGAGCTGGGAGACATGCGGATGAAAAAGCAGAAGGTGCCCCGTAGAACGATTTACTTTGCCAGTGGCGAAACCATGGAGGAATACAGCACAGATGAAGATGAGGAAGTGCAAGTTTCCATCTCTGTTAAGACCTCAGCTGACCCG TCCAAGTTGAATTGGGGTCCATACTTTTGGTTTTACATGTGGAGAGTGGCAACCTCCACTATTTCAG TTTGTGACTATCTTGGGGAGAGAATGGCCTCATTGTTCGGAATTACCTCACCCAAGTACCAGTATGCTATTGACGAGTACTACAGAATGAAAAAGGAG gaggatgaggaggaggaggagaaccggCTGTCTGAGGAGGCAGAACGTCATTTTGAAGAAGAGCACAACCAGGAGATCCAGCAGCCAGCCATGGAGCAGCCGGAGGGCAAAGCCTCCTTTGTCAACGTCAGCTTCGAGCTGGATCAAGATCCCACACCTGATGCCAACCGATGTCCTGCCCCCATCCCCACCTAA
- the LOC118362694 gene encoding protein FAM177A1-like isoform X1, producing the protein MLQETVLRKWKSSNMVKEFESVELGDMRMKKQKVPRRTIYFASGETMEEYSTDEDEEVQVSISVKTSADPSKLNWGPYFWFYMWRVATSTISVCDYLGERMASLFGITSPKYQYAIDEYYRMKKEEDEEEEENRLSEEAERHFEEEHNQEIQQPAMEQPEGKASFVNVSFELDQDPTPDANRCPAPIPT; encoded by the exons atgcttcaggaaacagtgcttcgaAAGTGGAAA AGCTCCAATATGGTGAAGGAGTTTGAGAGTGTGGAGCTGGGAGACATGCGGATGAAAAAGCAGAAGGTGCCCCGTAGAACGATTTACTTTGCCAGTGGCGAAACCATGGAGGAATACAGCACAGATGAAGATGAGGAAGTGCAAGTTTCCATCTCTGTTAAGACCTCAGCTGACCCG TCCAAGTTGAATTGGGGTCCATACTTTTGGTTTTACATGTGGAGAGTGGCAACCTCCACTATTTCAG TTTGTGACTATCTTGGGGAGAGAATGGCCTCATTGTTCGGAATTACCTCACCCAAGTACCAGTATGCTATTGACGAGTACTACAGAATGAAAAAGGAG gaggatgaggaggaggaggagaaccggCTGTCTGAGGAGGCAGAACGTCATTTTGAAGAAGAGCACAACCAGGAGATCCAGCAGCCAGCCATGGAGCAGCCGGAGGGCAAAGCCTCCTTTGTCAACGTCAGCTTCGAGCTGGATCAAGATCCCACACCTGATGCCAACCGATGTCCTGCCCCCATCCCCACCTAA
- the LOC118362695 gene encoding F-box only protein 33-like has translation MALYGCVGAMALPSELIVHIFSFLSDRDKLRASSVCSRWRECLFYPSLWTELKLRVGGGANWGGSGSEQTPRLEFLMRKFGAFVRELHLEVAPVDGYLSPLSGVEGRIEPVERDPQLLDRWKDARITYLEQVLCVLRCIRNNRNLQKLSLYGDTCILQDEGILDSAHLQQVDPGGKKIKEIQQLLLEVLSNSRKIKWLSSAFMLGVVTPCSLASLSNPSAGSLEHLGLLDNQLPCLVSPVELERLVHLRSLALDFCDFTSELSHLLAGGDRAPLHRLSLMLNGAALEAKPLDGTASEDDWKAMVQRSANLRVYVMALDVCSQDLLRVLKPSLPLERIHLDSYSTLVTDGTLELIAQQYNKTLSHFVLMRDDTGFPDLGINRNEDPLVLLAWRCVHLSVLVIHGYTVWSHNLVAISRLRGSSLKVLAVSEESIDFDPDQRVFMEGDPVHNLVKEVSLGLGRVWHPSLDSNLVLSEPTQHFHREMQSFSLGM, from the exons ATGGCTTTGTACGGGTGTGTCGGAGCCATGGCTTTACCTAGCGAGCTTATCGTCCATATATTTTCATTCTTGTCCGATCGTGACAAGCTTCGGGCCTCGTCCGTGTGCTCTCGCTGGAGGGAGTGTCTGTTTTACCCATCGCTTTGGACGGAGCTGAAGTTGCGTGTCGGAGGTGGTGCAAACTGGGGAGGTTCTGGCTCCGAACAGACCCCAAGATTAGAATTTCTCATGAGGAAGTTTGGCGCCTTCGTGCGCGAGCTACATCTCGAGGTTGCCCCTGTGGACGGATATCTAAGCCCACTGAGCGGAGTTGAGGGCAGGATAGAACCTGTAGAACGCGACCCTCAATTGCTTGATCGCTGGAAAGACGCAAGGATCACCTATTTGGAACAGGTGTTGTGTGTGCTCAGATGTATTCGAAACAACAG AAATCTCCAGAAGCTGAGTCTGTATGGGGATACCTGCATTCTTCAGGATGAGGGCATTCTGGACAGTGCCCATCTACAGCAGGTTGACCCAGGAGGCAAGAAAATCAAAGA GATCCAACAGCTGTTACTGGAGGTTCTGTCTAACAGCAGGAAGATAAAGTGGCTGTCCTCCGCCTTCATGCTGGGCGTGGTGACCCCATGctccctggcctctctgtccAACCCCAGCGCAGGCTCCCTGGAGCACCTCGGCTTGCTGGACAACCAGCTGCCTTGCCTGGTCTCACCTGTGGAGCTGGAGCGGCTGGTCCACCTGCGTTCCCTGGCCCTCGACTTCTGTGACTTCACCTCTGAGTTGAGCCACCTACTGGCTGGAGGAGACCGTGCTCCTCTACACCGCCTCTCCCTGATGCTCAACGGCGCTGCTCTGGAGGCTAAGCCACTCGATGGCACCGCCAGTGAGGACGACTGGAAGGCCATGGTCCAACGCAGTGCTAACCTGCGGGTTTACGTGATGGCACTGGATGTGTGCAGCCAGGACCTGCTGAGGGTGCTAAAACCAAGCCTGCCCCTGGAGAGAATCCACCTGGACAGCTACTCCACCTTGGTCACAGACGGAACCCTGGAGCTCATTGCCCAGCAGTACAACAAGACCCTGAGCCACTTTGTCCTGATGAGGGATGACACCGGCTTCCCTGACCTTGGCATCAACCGAAACGAGGACCCACTGGTCCTACTGGCCTGGCGCTGTGTACACCTCTCTGTATTGGTCATCCACG GCTACACTGTGTGGTCCCACAACCTGGTGGCCATTTCCCGTCTGCGTGGCTCCAGCCTCAAGGTCCTGGCTGTGTCCGAGGAGAGCATTGACTTCGACCCGGACCAGAGGGTCTTCATGGAGGGTGACCCCGTCCACAACCTGGTGAAGGAGGTGTCGCTGGGCCTGGGGCGTGTCTGGCACCCTTCTCTGGACTCCAACCTGGTCCTCAGCGAGCCCACCCAGCACTTCCACAGGGAGATGCAGAGCTTCAGCTTGGGCATGTAG
- the LOC118362694 gene encoding protein FAM177A1-like isoform X4 has product MVKEFESVELGDMRMKKQKVPRRTIYFASGETMEEYSTDEDEEVQVSISVKTSADPSKLNWGPYFWFYMWRVATSTISVCDYLGERMASLFGITSPKYQYAIDEYYRMKKEEDEEEEENRLSEEAERHFEEEHNQEIQQPAMEQPEGKASFVNVSFELDQDPTPDANRCPAPIPT; this is encoded by the exons ATGGTGAAGGAGTTTGAGAGTGTGGAGCTGGGAGACATGCGGATGAAAAAGCAGAAGGTGCCCCGTAGAACGATTTACTTTGCCAGTGGCGAAACCATGGAGGAATACAGCACAGATGAAGATGAGGAAGTGCAAGTTTCCATCTCTGTTAAGACCTCAGCTGACCCG TCCAAGTTGAATTGGGGTCCATACTTTTGGTTTTACATGTGGAGAGTGGCAACCTCCACTATTTCAG TTTGTGACTATCTTGGGGAGAGAATGGCCTCATTGTTCGGAATTACCTCACCCAAGTACCAGTATGCTATTGACGAGTACTACAGAATGAAAAAGGAG gaggatgaggaggaggaggagaaccggCTGTCTGAGGAGGCAGAACGTCATTTTGAAGAAGAGCACAACCAGGAGATCCAGCAGCCAGCCATGGAGCAGCCGGAGGGCAAAGCCTCCTTTGTCAACGTCAGCTTCGAGCTGGATCAAGATCCCACACCTGATGCCAACCGATGTCCTGCCCCCATCCCCACCTAA